The proteins below come from a single Gimesia alba genomic window:
- a CDS encoding toprim domain-containing protein, whose amino-acid sequence MAQRNRGYIDVDSLQQELIAGGEIVERIASFYNVSLPALHQTQNETRMACIFACGKEQETGDRALSIKAKQDGAVFRCFQYGCTVRGNLLNLMYLMKHNSEPADGKLKGREFKEIASDLQALVAGRTPEPKAETPSTRQSPATESMDDESPLLNIPLKDSENERARELVNLDEQFITDVADMSPQAAAYVRKRPFMTSEFMEKFRCGYLPSNAKGLLRGHFVYGYPDADGKVLTWFGRNLNYEDQHKKWQLSGDSSKEPQKFKFVKGFHRGQELFGEPQFRELATPEQLQQIGIILVEGPNDVINLHTLGIPALAVCSNTVTETQTDKLASMANSIPGGHVSVMLDLDREGENGSKQTILELAKRCCVRLAWTTNLLDGQFRNRQPESVTAEDWDTMLLPALMHIS is encoded by the coding sequence ATGGCACAAAGAAATCGTGGCTACATTGACGTTGATTCGTTGCAGCAGGAACTGATTGCCGGCGGTGAAATCGTCGAACGCATCGCCAGCTTCTACAACGTTTCCTTACCAGCACTGCATCAAACACAGAATGAAACCCGGATGGCATGTATTTTCGCCTGCGGAAAAGAACAGGAAACCGGTGACCGTGCTCTCTCGATCAAAGCCAAACAGGACGGAGCCGTGTTTCGTTGTTTTCAGTATGGCTGCACAGTCCGGGGAAACCTGCTCAACCTGATGTATCTGATGAAGCACAACTCAGAACCAGCAGATGGAAAACTGAAAGGTCGGGAATTCAAGGAAATCGCTTCTGACCTGCAAGCACTTGTAGCAGGGCGGACACCAGAACCAAAAGCAGAAACACCATCAACACGCCAATCCCCAGCAACGGAATCGATGGATGATGAATCCCCTCTCCTCAACATCCCCTTGAAAGATTCTGAGAATGAACGGGCACGCGAACTGGTCAATCTCGATGAACAGTTTATAACTGATGTTGCGGATATGTCTCCCCAAGCAGCCGCCTATGTGCGAAAGCGTCCCTTTATGACTTCCGAGTTCATGGAAAAGTTCCGCTGTGGTTATTTACCAAGCAATGCCAAGGGGCTGCTGCGCGGCCATTTCGTCTATGGATATCCTGATGCAGACGGAAAAGTTCTGACCTGGTTCGGTCGCAATCTGAACTACGAAGACCAACACAAAAAATGGCAACTCTCTGGTGACAGTTCCAAAGAGCCGCAGAAATTCAAATTCGTCAAAGGTTTTCATAGAGGGCAAGAACTCTTTGGCGAACCTCAATTCCGCGAACTGGCCACCCCGGAACAACTCCAGCAAATTGGCATCATTCTCGTCGAAGGACCGAACGATGTAATCAACCTGCACACGCTCGGCATTCCGGCTTTGGCAGTCTGCAGCAACACCGTCACTGAAACACAGACTGACAAGTTAGCATCCATGGCGAACAGTATTCCCGGTGGACATGTTTCGGTCATGCTTGACCTTGACCGAGAAGGCGAAAATGGTTCGAAACAAACCATACTGGAGTTGGCAAAGCGGTGTTGTGTGCGTCTTGCTTGGACAACCAATCTTTTAGATGGTCAATTTCGTAATCGACAACCGGAGTCTGTGACTGCTGAAGATTGGGATACAATGTTACTTCCGGCTCTCATGCATATATCGTAA
- a CDS encoding replication-relaxation family protein — protein sequence MTTKSITKLRWQKTSRDDDILVALARCPLTAEEILKLSQTWSQPFQSLRRVQERMKDLTAAGQLHSWRYATTGPGGARLYYKLTLAGYRTVMQDDQIEPPTKRFFQEISPGRHRHQRALSQFIVQTYVAAHHRGIKVIDFHPENTFRIDCGERPLWPDTRFTLALPNGTQFSYCVELDNSTESVLSYKSADSISSKMGRYLVDMVVMPQPYRVLFAITGSPDRLRHIVDAASQYKISEQSLAPFYVVLLDDYLAHPDAFFRPCFHSPQNRNISLLRSQSRQFQDSSALLERPKAL from the coding sequence ATGACAACCAAATCAATCACGAAACTACGTTGGCAAAAAACGTCACGCGATGATGACATCCTGGTTGCCCTAGCTCGTTGCCCTTTGACTGCGGAAGAGATCCTCAAACTGAGTCAGACCTGGTCACAACCTTTCCAGAGTTTGCGGCGGGTGCAGGAACGCATGAAAGACCTGACCGCCGCAGGCCAGTTGCATTCGTGGCGCTATGCCACGACTGGCCCAGGTGGTGCCCGCCTGTATTACAAACTGACGTTGGCCGGTTATCGTACGGTGATGCAGGACGATCAGATCGAGCCACCCACGAAACGCTTCTTTCAAGAAATCAGCCCCGGACGGCATCGACATCAACGAGCATTGTCACAGTTCATCGTGCAGACATATGTCGCCGCTCATCATCGGGGAATCAAAGTCATTGATTTTCATCCGGAAAACACGTTTCGCATTGATTGCGGAGAACGTCCGCTCTGGCCGGATACTCGTTTTACCCTCGCATTACCGAATGGAACGCAGTTCTCTTATTGTGTGGAACTGGATAACAGCACTGAATCGGTGCTGTCATATAAAAGTGCCGACAGTATTTCGAGTAAAATGGGACGCTATCTGGTCGATATGGTCGTCATGCCTCAACCGTACCGTGTGCTCTTTGCGATTACCGGTTCACCAGATCGGTTACGGCATATTGTTGATGCTGCCAGTCAATACAAAATATCTGAACAATCCTTAGCGCCGTTTTATGTGGTGTTACTGGATGACTATCTGGCACATCCTGATGCCTTTTTTCGTCCCTGCTTTCATTCGCCTCAGAATAGGAATATTTCTCTGTTGCGATCACAGTCACGGCAGTTTCAGGATTCTTCAGCACTTCTGGAAAGACCGAAGGCACTGTGA
- a CDS encoding type IV secretory system conjugative DNA transfer family protein — protein sequence MLISISDTPTNERGPRHMRSILATIHHATSRKQPVSFIMGQYAGQVGLFCRFPGLLYRLIQSQFHAKYPDCSIELLEEDALDCPVGFQTWVMSLHLRPDLFPILRYQQFEDGIHNEVDDPIGGILQAVAAGDSDLRARIELEVIPALPRRCRQVQSVLERLATPFFRSHRSLARQYALYASSPQRWQRVCAAMLVRMIVRSEDSRFSFDDELSKTSSRMHDSEKDLQAASVKLGQHLFEVQLKLIAQAPLNQQQAAINKLHELAAVLNKFTEPRFGAFQPAKIRQSETGLKQPGFLLSDEELATMWHLPTSSVRDVSRMATHSRRLEPPVELPLKKRESLGSRICELGKVAFQDQHERFGIRTEDRFRHLFIVGKTGNGKSTVLQNAILSDMNSGEGLAIVDPHGDLADAVLAAVPSQRTNDVILIVPSDLAFPVSINPLDVPPPMVDVACDGVVSTFRKVFGTGTHTPRLEDILWNTVLALMLAGDCTILDMLRMFAVDDTFRRETLARVTDPVVRNWWMTTFPKLRSLKGEDPFASVENKLRQLLTNSVIRNMVSQPKSRIDFRKAMDEGKIIIINLSKGKLGERTSSFLGSLFVTQLQLATMTRAAISEQDRRPFYLYCDEFQHIATSSFSVFLSEARKYKLGLCLATQFLDQVDQQTLQAVFGNVGSMLVFAVGPNDADILAEQLTGPVNAADLIALPKYRACIRLMIDGMSRPAFTMETIKPETNNVDRSEFVREQSRRRYAQSVNSVQAVIQRSFTLI from the coding sequence ATGTTGATTTCGATCAGTGATACACCCACCAACGAACGGGGACCACGGCACATGCGGTCGATTCTGGCCACCATTCATCATGCGACGTCACGAAAGCAGCCTGTTTCTTTTATCATGGGACAATACGCCGGACAGGTCGGCTTATTTTGTCGATTTCCGGGGCTTTTGTATCGCCTGATTCAAAGTCAGTTTCACGCCAAATATCCGGATTGTTCCATTGAACTGCTGGAAGAGGATGCTCTGGATTGTCCCGTCGGGTTTCAGACCTGGGTCATGTCACTCCATTTACGTCCCGATCTCTTTCCGATTTTACGATACCAGCAGTTTGAAGATGGGATTCATAACGAAGTGGATGACCCCATCGGTGGCATCTTGCAGGCCGTGGCAGCGGGGGACTCTGATCTCCGGGCAAGAATTGAACTTGAAGTGATTCCTGCCCTTCCGCGACGATGCAGGCAGGTACAGTCGGTCCTGGAACGTTTAGCGACTCCTTTTTTTCGGAGCCATCGTTCGCTGGCCCGTCAATATGCATTGTATGCCAGCAGTCCCCAACGCTGGCAGCGAGTTTGTGCAGCCATGCTTGTTCGCATGATAGTGCGATCTGAAGATTCACGATTCAGTTTCGATGATGAACTGAGCAAGACTTCGTCCCGGATGCACGACAGTGAAAAAGATTTGCAGGCCGCGTCCGTCAAACTGGGGCAGCATCTGTTTGAAGTCCAATTGAAGTTAATTGCTCAAGCACCTCTGAACCAGCAGCAGGCTGCAATCAATAAACTGCACGAACTGGCGGCTGTGTTGAACAAATTCACGGAACCCCGGTTCGGTGCGTTTCAGCCTGCGAAAATCAGACAGTCCGAGACTGGTTTAAAGCAACCGGGCTTTCTGCTGTCTGATGAAGAGCTGGCAACCATGTGGCATCTGCCCACCAGTTCGGTACGCGATGTTTCCCGCATGGCGACACATTCCCGGCGGCTGGAACCGCCTGTAGAATTACCCCTCAAGAAAAGGGAATCTTTGGGTTCCAGAATTTGTGAACTGGGAAAAGTGGCCTTTCAGGATCAGCATGAACGATTCGGAATTCGCACAGAAGACCGGTTTCGCCATCTGTTTATCGTCGGGAAAACCGGGAATGGGAAATCGACGGTCCTGCAGAATGCCATTCTTTCCGACATGAATTCAGGAGAAGGGTTGGCCATCGTGGATCCACACGGGGATCTGGCCGATGCGGTCCTTGCAGCCGTACCGAGTCAGCGGACGAACGATGTCATCCTGATTGTCCCGAGTGATCTGGCATTTCCCGTCAGTATCAATCCGCTGGATGTCCCCCCGCCAATGGTGGATGTCGCCTGTGATGGAGTGGTGAGCACGTTTCGAAAAGTTTTCGGAACGGGGACGCATACGCCCCGTCTTGAGGATATTCTGTGGAACACCGTTCTGGCTTTGATGCTGGCAGGGGACTGTACGATTCTCGATATGCTGCGGATGTTTGCCGTCGATGATACGTTTCGCCGGGAAACACTTGCCAGGGTGACAGACCCGGTGGTCCGGAACTGGTGGATGACCACGTTTCCCAAACTGCGTTCTCTGAAAGGGGAGGACCCGTTTGCCTCGGTCGAGAATAAGCTGCGGCAATTACTGACGAATTCGGTGATCCGTAATATGGTCTCGCAGCCAAAGAGCAGAATTGATTTCCGAAAGGCGATGGATGAAGGAAAGATCATCATTATCAATCTTTCCAAGGGCAAACTGGGGGAACGAACGTCTTCATTTCTTGGCTCTTTATTCGTGACTCAACTGCAACTGGCGACTATGACGCGTGCTGCGATTTCAGAACAGGATCGCAGGCCGTTTTACCTGTATTGTGATGAATTTCAGCACATCGCGACATCGAGCTTTTCCGTATTTCTCTCAGAAGCCCGCAAGTACAAACTTGGTCTCTGTCTGGCGACCCAGTTTCTGGATCAGGTGGATCAACAGACTCTGCAGGCAGTGTTTGGGAATGTGGGGAGTATGCTGGTGTTCGCCGTAGGCCCTAATGACGCGGACATCCTGGCAGAACAACTGACCGGTCCTGTCAACGCAGCCGACTTGATCGCCTTGCCTAAATACCGGGCCTGTATTCGTTTGATGATTGATGGCATGTCCCGCCCTGCATTTACCATGGAGACCATCAAACCAGAAACGAACAATGTTGACCGTTCCGAATTCGTGAGGGAACAATCACGCCGTCGATATGCTCAATCAGTCAATTCTGTACAAGCGGTAATTCAGCGGTCTTTCACTTTGATTTGA
- a CDS encoding type II toxin-antitoxin system RelE/ParE family toxin, with translation MTFQVELSRRAESDIKSAYAYIRKHGPADPKAWKAGLEQKLTGFETFPEACGLAPENEFVKVEIRQALYGPFRIVFTIREQIVFVLTVRHAARLSLQRDELDKIK, from the coding sequence ATGACATTTCAAGTAGAACTCTCACGTCGGGCAGAGTCGGATATTAAAAGTGCCTACGCTTATATCCGTAAGCATGGACCGGCAGATCCGAAAGCCTGGAAAGCCGGTCTTGAGCAAAAACTGACTGGCTTCGAAACCTTTCCGGAAGCCTGTGGTTTGGCTCCCGAAAATGAGTTTGTCAAAGTAGAAATCCGCCAGGCTCTTTACGGCCCGTTTCGGATTGTCTTTACCATTCGGGAGCAAATCGTGTTTGTGCTTACCGTTCGCCATGCAGCCCGTCTTTCACTTCAGCGTGATGAATTAGACAAAATCAAGTAG
- a CDS encoding N-6 DNA methylase translates to MAKEQFIYSHTRQLFNTVESVSQRSGVSRGKAFEDLLQACVAALAAETMEPSYFETIKDHLEGAQGKRGVDLFPKFLAQLIEGMSEQDQDLLGDLFEEAISYGEKGQFMTPESVSELLAELTVNTEEKMNQGHTTTINDPCCGTGRMLLKAGEVNPKAELVGQDLDARCVRITALNLGLRGKYGYVVCGNSLTLESKFAYRIGSFYHESPNGRRRGVIREIPLEEAPIPFVSDTTRQAAQDLFAHEAVPLKTNQKKQIPSNIIEVPQWLFLLEQRMDNVNSEKDTDQIEKEEPPSTRSVSEQDNAKTQRKLF, encoded by the coding sequence ATGGCCAAAGAGCAATTCATTTATTCCCATACCCGGCAGCTATTCAATACGGTGGAAAGCGTTTCTCAGAGATCGGGCGTTAGTCGTGGAAAGGCTTTCGAAGACTTATTACAGGCGTGTGTTGCCGCTCTGGCCGCCGAAACAATGGAACCTTCCTATTTTGAGACAATCAAAGACCATTTAGAGGGGGCACAGGGAAAACGGGGCGTTGATCTGTTTCCGAAGTTCCTCGCGCAGTTGATCGAGGGCATGTCGGAGCAGGATCAAGATTTACTGGGTGATTTATTTGAGGAGGCCATTTCGTATGGGGAGAAGGGGCAGTTTATGACTCCGGAATCCGTTTCAGAACTTCTTGCGGAATTGACCGTCAATACCGAAGAAAAAATGAACCAGGGACATACAACTACAATCAACGATCCCTGCTGCGGGACTGGGCGGATGCTCCTGAAAGCGGGGGAGGTCAATCCCAAAGCGGAATTAGTCGGGCAGGATCTTGATGCGAGGTGTGTGCGGATCACAGCACTGAATCTCGGCTTACGAGGCAAGTATGGTTATGTTGTTTGTGGGAATTCATTGACACTGGAATCGAAGTTCGCCTACCGGATTGGCAGTTTCTACCACGAATCTCCCAATGGCAGACGTCGCGGTGTGATCCGTGAAATTCCACTTGAAGAGGCACCGATACCCTTTGTCTCTGACACGACACGACAAGCAGCACAGGATTTATTCGCTCATGAGGCGGTCCCACTGAAAACGAACCAGAAAAAGCAAATACCCTCCAATATCATTGAAGTTCCACAGTGGTTATTCCTTCTGGAACAGCGTATGGACAATGTGAATTCTGAAAAAGACACAGATCAAATCGAGAAAGAAGAACCGCCAAGCACTCGATCAGTGTCTGAACAGGACAACGCCAAAACACAGAGAAAATTGTTTTAA
- a CDS encoding replication-relaxation family protein, protein MITTRDIPVLAALGRYFLMNRRMIQQECYPTDVDGRLSRRRLSALVRDGYISKQRMLVVNPRDETPAPVYHLAKQGCQFLAEHFEDDRYLAKPTSIAQPMHLYHYLAVANTHILLDKAITQSEVKLVTWCNEQEFLNPEDSDPKQRIRLYSELKTAPKKIICAPDSGFLLEVDGHRGVFYLEQDRDRDNYSHNRVAALKSPGYTELHRQQRHRKQFPATTLNRFTVVMVAPSEKRRDALRRAFHKKAGADFWRFASLTELTPETFLHERVWYRTDSDEPQPLVNTRAVSTISSEPTLNREDVDDVLAVSKS, encoded by the coding sequence ATGATAACCACACGTGACATCCCGGTACTTGCTGCTTTGGGACGGTATTTTCTGATGAACCGTCGCATGATCCAGCAGGAGTGTTATCCGACCGACGTGGATGGTCGGCTTTCACGCCGGCGTCTCTCGGCGCTGGTGCGGGATGGTTATATCAGCAAACAAAGAATGCTGGTTGTCAATCCGCGCGATGAGACACCTGCGCCCGTCTATCATCTGGCGAAGCAGGGGTGCCAGTTTTTAGCGGAGCATTTTGAAGATGATCGGTATTTAGCGAAACCGACCAGCATTGCGCAGCCGATGCACCTGTATCATTATCTGGCCGTCGCCAACACGCACATTTTGCTCGACAAAGCGATTACACAGAGTGAAGTCAAATTGGTGACCTGGTGCAACGAGCAGGAGTTTCTCAATCCAGAGGACTCTGATCCCAAACAGCGAATTCGCTTGTATTCAGAACTTAAGACGGCCCCTAAAAAAATCATCTGTGCTCCGGACTCCGGTTTTCTGCTGGAAGTAGACGGGCATCGTGGCGTCTTTTATCTGGAGCAGGATCGAGACCGTGATAACTACAGTCACAATCGTGTCGCGGCGTTGAAGTCTCCCGGCTATACGGAACTCCATCGCCAACAACGGCATCGGAAACAGTTTCCGGCCACGACTCTCAACCGGTTCACCGTGGTGATGGTTGCACCGAGTGAAAAACGGCGCGATGCATTACGGCGTGCTTTTCATAAAAAAGCAGGCGCGGATTTCTGGCGGTTCGCCTCGCTGACCGAATTAACACCGGAAACATTCCTGCATGAACGGGTCTGGTACCGTACCGATTCCGACGAGCCTCAACCATTGGTTAATACAAGAGCAGTTTCAACGATCTCTTCGGAACCGACTTTAAATAGAGAGGATGTAGACGATGTGTTGGCAGTCTCAAAATCATGA
- a CDS encoding topoisomerase II: MNRNTGGVIHSAEAYSKAMVLQRLGISQRFWDKMLDEGLPYATIGHTRWVTGHNLILHLENNSHTKSDEAE; encoded by the coding sequence ATGAATAGAAACACTGGTGGAGTCATTCACTCGGCGGAAGCCTACAGCAAGGCGATGGTGTTGCAACGTCTCGGAATTTCACAGCGGTTCTGGGACAAGATGCTCGATGAAGGTCTGCCGTATGCAACTATTGGACACACGCGTTGGGTGACAGGCCACAATCTGATTTTGCATTTAGAAAATAATTCCCACACCAAGTCTGATGAGGCAGAATAG
- a CDS encoding tyrosine-type recombinase/integrase: MPRKPEIGNIQLYPDRPLKKADKNGYVLKFYCPLHQKRIRKSCRTRERREARRIMRECRERLLNGRYIESGGVITEELEIQTRLPTPSVMRGDRERVSDMRWQDCFEHYYEHCKTRMRPKSLETAIGRVQIASRIFENYRKKMKLPENANIEEYTTLTVLEYLQDRLLAGEEGVYETRSLTTVNTMMGAVMAFVRYCHRHGWVGQVPPITKLSVDDVMKGRPVTIEEFESMLDATREVVGEKPAESWQFVLQILWESAFRIGDVMNFSWDDERKIHPVWPRHQNLHPTLIIPSTQKNGKTQEIPMLPGLQVLLDQVPEKDRKGWVVNPLAMEYQIKVDSEWFRPTNTDLAKLAADYNNSAIARACGVSETTVRKWLTRAKIKRGEEFNRHQGEIDSTAITKLKARAEKQSCRQAQRKEQRLTAKRVSRIISMIGEQARIVVQQPDEEAGRRLKYASAHDLRRGCAHRLINAGVSAETLKIILRHKDFATTEKFYGATKAAQAAAGEVHEKLAGDSVKQDSGNEMSQFSDEELKKLRSLLNSI; encoded by the coding sequence ATGCCTCGTAAACCTGAAATCGGAAATATCCAGTTGTATCCGGATCGGCCGCTCAAAAAAGCCGACAAGAACGGTTACGTCTTGAAATTCTATTGCCCGCTGCATCAGAAACGGATCAGAAAGAGTTGCAGGACTCGTGAACGTCGAGAAGCCCGTCGGATCATGAGAGAGTGTCGCGAGCGTTTGTTGAATGGTCGCTATATCGAATCGGGTGGTGTGATAACTGAAGAACTGGAAATTCAGACGCGTTTGCCAACTCCGTCGGTGATGCGAGGTGATAGGGAACGTGTTAGCGACATGCGTTGGCAGGATTGCTTCGAACATTACTATGAACATTGCAAGACCCGAATGCGACCAAAGTCTCTGGAAACAGCGATTGGACGAGTTCAAATCGCCAGTCGAATCTTTGAAAATTACCGGAAAAAGATGAAGCTGCCAGAGAATGCGAACATCGAAGAATACACAACACTGACTGTCTTGGAATATCTACAGGATCGGTTGCTTGCCGGTGAAGAAGGGGTTTATGAAACTCGATCTCTGACCACCGTCAACACGATGATGGGGGCAGTTATGGCGTTCGTGCGGTATTGCCATCGTCATGGCTGGGTTGGTCAAGTTCCACCAATCACAAAACTAAGTGTAGATGATGTGATGAAGGGGCGGCCGGTGACCATTGAGGAATTTGAGAGTATGCTTGATGCCACTCGAGAGGTCGTGGGCGAGAAACCAGCAGAGTCCTGGCAATTTGTTTTACAGATACTTTGGGAGAGTGCATTTCGCATTGGGGATGTGATGAATTTCTCATGGGATGATGAAAGAAAGATTCACCCCGTTTGGCCGCGTCACCAGAATTTGCATCCCACATTGATCATTCCCTCTACGCAGAAAAATGGTAAGACCCAGGAAATTCCAATGTTGCCAGGATTGCAGGTGCTTTTGGATCAGGTTCCTGAGAAGGATCGCAAAGGTTGGGTAGTGAATCCCCTAGCGATGGAATATCAGATTAAAGTGGACAGTGAATGGTTCAGGCCGACGAACACCGATCTCGCGAAACTGGCAGCGGACTATAATAATTCTGCGATCGCAAGAGCTTGCGGCGTTTCTGAAACGACAGTCCGAAAATGGCTCACAAGAGCGAAAATCAAACGGGGAGAAGAATTTAATCGTCACCAGGGTGAAATCGATTCCACTGCGATTACAAAACTCAAAGCGAGAGCAGAAAAACAGTCCTGCAGACAGGCTCAGCGAAAAGAACAAAGACTAACAGCAAAACGTGTCAGTCGCATTATTTCGATGATTGGGGAGCAAGCCCGGATTGTCGTTCAACAACCTGATGAAGAAGCAGGTCGCCGGCTGAAATATGCTTCGGCCCATGATTTGAGACGTGGTTGTGCCCACCGATTGATCAATGCGGGAGTTTCTGCAGAAACGCTCAAGATCATTCTACGACATAAAGATTTTGCAACCACGGAAAAGTTCTATGGTGCAACTAAGGCTGCCCAGGCCGCTGCAGGGGAAGTTCATGAAAAGCTAGCAGGCGATTCAGTAAAACAGGATTCTGGGAATGAAATGTCTCAATTTTCAGATGAAGAACTGAAGAAGCTGCGGAGCTTACTCAATTCGATTTGA
- a CDS encoding transposase, whose translation MIFVDRHGTPVAIDTESARRSEVKLIEPLLEKITLQNRQPERLVYDKAADSDSLRKRLMEKNIDLICPHRKSRVKPPTQDGRKLPRFKRRWIVERSIAWLHNYRRIVTRWEYHDYLYESFVILGCLFTLLKRF comes from the coding sequence ATGATTTTTGTCGATCGTCACGGGACACCTGTGGCGATCGACACAGAATCGGCCCGTCGTAGCGAAGTCAAGCTGATCGAACCGCTGCTTGAAAAAATCACATTGCAAAATCGACAACCCGAGCGACTTGTTTATGACAAAGCCGCCGATTCGGACTCGTTGCGCAAACGGCTGATGGAAAAGAATATCGATCTGATCTGCCCGCATCGAAAATCGAGAGTCAAACCGCCGACGCAAGATGGTCGAAAGCTTCCACGCTTCAAACGACGTTGGATTGTGGAACGCAGTATTGCCTGGCTCCACAACTATCGTCGCATTGTCACGCGCTGGGAATATCACGATTACCTCTACGAAAGCTTTGTAATTCTTGGGTGTTTATTTACACTATTAAAAAGGTTTTGA
- a CDS encoding transposase, translated as MYMTLVWWPKRKRVSTKTASRTERPVVLTDKQWSLVAKLFPWTPPSKKGGRPKAHPRDCLEGILWILVTGARWKDLPREYPSKATCHRRFQQWTIEGRLLSAWQIILERMDDAGQIDFSETFADGTFASAKKGVEELARLVVAKAQRS; from the coding sequence ATGTATATGACGCTGGTCTGGTGGCCCAAACGAAAACGGGTTTCCACAAAAACAGCGTCCAGGACGGAACGCCCGGTCGTTTTGACCGATAAACAATGGTCTTTAGTCGCAAAACTGTTTCCCTGGACTCCCCCTTCCAAAAAGGGAGGACGTCCAAAAGCCCATCCACGAGATTGCCTGGAAGGCATTCTCTGGATTTTGGTGACAGGAGCACGATGGAAAGATTTACCAAGAGAGTATCCCTCAAAAGCGACGTGCCATCGACGTTTCCAGCAATGGACGATCGAAGGGCGGCTCTTATCTGCCTGGCAAATCATCTTGGAACGAATGGATGATGCTGGCCAGATTGATTTCTCGGAAACCTTTGCTGATGGCACTTTTGCCTCGGCAAAAAAAGGGGTAGAAGAGTTGGCCCGACTCGTCGTGGCAAAGGCACAAAGGTCATGA
- a CDS encoding IS91 family transposase, which yields MPTVADALRQHAPGYLESFNQRVPLGHRKVLSYIMRCRTGRLGSVIYRCKSCERTHWVGRSCGNRHCPNCQKLKTTLWLASQTEKILPVQHFVVTFTVPQELRPLLRANQKEGYNAIFKAGSETIRMLLKVPRNLGSDKIGFFGVLHTWGRDLQAYHPHVHFVVPGGGVSKDGKQWLQVNKDQLFHPRPALQLYKQRFAEAMKEAGLYSKLPDGVLKKNWVVNIQPVGDGRAVLKYLSPYVYRVAISDNRIEQVDEKGVTYRVKLTGSHHYVSRRATGQQFVASFAQHILPSGFQKIRYYGWMSPNHKLKLAEVRWLVWLWRGWTFWLGSAMLQPKVTKPPAPTCSDCGGELELLAITNETGKLIWQRQLQARGPP from the coding sequence ATGCCGACCGTTGCCGATGCACTTCGGCAACACGCTCCCGGTTACCTCGAATCGTTCAACCAACGCGTACCGCTAGGCCACCGCAAGGTACTCAGCTACATCATGCGTTGCCGAACGGGCAGACTCGGGAGTGTCATCTATCGGTGCAAGTCTTGTGAGCGAACGCATTGGGTCGGACGGTCGTGTGGAAACCGACACTGCCCCAATTGCCAAAAACTCAAGACAACGTTGTGGCTCGCCAGCCAAACCGAAAAGATACTGCCAGTGCAACATTTTGTCGTGACGTTCACGGTTCCTCAGGAGCTGCGGCCACTGCTGCGCGCCAACCAAAAAGAGGGCTACAACGCGATCTTCAAAGCGGGTAGCGAAACAATTCGAATGTTACTCAAGGTTCCCCGGAACCTTGGCAGTGACAAGATTGGCTTCTTTGGCGTGCTCCACACCTGGGGCCGCGACTTGCAGGCTTACCATCCTCACGTTCACTTCGTTGTTCCCGGCGGTGGAGTGAGCAAGGACGGAAAGCAATGGTTACAGGTCAACAAAGACCAGCTGTTTCATCCGCGTCCTGCCTTGCAGCTGTACAAACAGCGGTTCGCCGAAGCGATGAAGGAAGCCGGTTTGTATTCCAAGTTGCCTGACGGCGTCTTGAAAAAGAACTGGGTCGTGAACATCCAACCTGTCGGTGATGGCCGGGCGGTGTTGAAATACCTTTCGCCTTACGTTTATCGGGTGGCCATCAGCGACAACCGGATCGAACAAGTCGATGAAAAAGGAGTTACGTATCGGGTCAAGCTGACGGGCAGTCATCACTACGTGTCACGACGGGCAACCGGGCAACAGTTCGTCGCGAGTTTCGCTCAACATATCTTGCCAAGTGGCTTTCAGAAAATTCGCTACTACGGCTGGATGAGCCCCAACCACAAACTAAAACTGGCAGAAGTTCGTTGGCTCGTCTGGCTCTGGCGTGGATGGACGTTCTGGCTTGGCAGCGCCATGCTTCAGCCAAAAGTCACCAAGCCGCCCGCTCCAACGTGCAGCGACTGTGGAGGCGAGTTGGAACTGCTGGCGATCACCAACGAAACGGGCAAGCTGATCTGGCAACGACAGCTTCAGGCGCGGGGGCCACCATGA